From Pseudomonas fluorescens:
CCGCCCGTGCAGAAGCCGTACCCACCGCTGTATTTCGGCGGTTCTTCGGACGCCGCCCATGACCTCGCCGCCGAACAGGTGGACGTGTACCTGACCTGGGGTGAACCCCCGGCCGCCGTCGCGGAAAAACTCGCGGATGTGCGTGAACGGGCCGCGCGTCATGGCCGCACCGTGAAGTTCGGCATCCGCCTGCATGTGATCGTGCGCGAGACCGAAGAAGACGCCTGGAAAGCCGCCGACAAACTGATCGAGCACATCAGCGACGACACCATCGCCGCGGCACAAAAATCGTTTTCGCGCTTTGACTCCGAAGGTCAGCGCCGCATGGCCGCCCTGCACGACGGGCGCCGCGACAACCTGGAAATCGCCCCCAACCTGTGGGCCGGTGTCGGCCTGGTACGCGGTGGTGCCGGCACCGCGCTGGTGGGCAACCCGCAGCAAGTGGCCGAGCGCATCAAGGAATACGCAGACCTGGGCATCGAGAGCTTTATCTTCTCCGGCTACCCGCACCTGGAAGAGGCGTATCGCTTTGCCGAGTTGGTGTTCCCGTTATTGCCGGAACCTTATGCCAGCCTGGCCGGGCACGGCATCACCAACCTGACGGGGCCGTTCGGCGAAATGATCGCCAACGATGTACTGCCCGCCAAGCCCTGAGATCAATGAAGCCTGCCTTAGGTGGGAGGCGGCTTGCCCCCGATTGCGGCGGGTCAGCCCCGTAACTGGCAACTGACACACCGCTATCGGGGCAAGCCCGCTCCCACCTTTGGCCTTCATTGCCAAATAGACATTGAGGAACACCGCGTGACAGCCAAACCCCACAGCGTCCTGCCCTCCCCTTTGCAGACCGCCAAGTTGCTGGCCGCCGATTTCGCCCTCACCGCCGTCGAACGCGACGAACGCGGTGGCACGCCGAAAACCGAACGGGATGCCCTGCGCCAAAGCGGCCTGCTGGCCCTGAGTATTCCCACCCAATACGGTGGCCTCGGCGCACGTTGGAGTGACACCCTGGGCATCGTGCGCGAGTTCGCCAAGGTCGACAGCTCAATCGCCCATGTCTTCGGCTTCCACCACCTGATGCTCGCCACCGTGCGCCTGTTTTCGCGCCAGGACCAATGGCAACCCTGGTTCGAACAGACCGCGCGCCAGAACTGGTTCTGGGGCAACGCCCTCAACCCGCTGGACACACGCACGGTAGTCAAGGATTTCGGCGGCTGGCGCGAATTTTCCGGCAAGAAGAGCTTCTGCTCCGGCGCCAGCGATTCAGAAATGCTCATCGCCTCGGCCGTGGATGAAAGCGCTGGCGGCAAGTTGCTGATCGCCGCCATCCCCAGCGGGCGCAGCGGCATCACCCTGCACAACGACTGGAACAATATCGGCCAGCGCCAGACCGACAGCGGCAGCGCCAGCTTCGAACGGGTACGCGTGGAGGAATCGGAACTGCTGCTCGACCCCGGCCCGCTGAGCACACCCTTCGCCTGTCTGCGCCCACTGATCGCCCAGCTGACCTTTACCCATATGTTCCTCGGGATTGCCGAAGGGGCCTTCGAAGAAGCACGCCATTACACCCTGACCGAAACCCGTTCGTGGCACAAATCCAGCGCCGAGGACGTGCGCCAGGACCCTTACGTGCTGCACCACTACGGTGAGTTCTGGGTGGCCCTGGAAGGTGTGCGCCTGCTGGTGGAACGCGCCGCCGAATTGCTCGACCGCGCCTGGGCCAAAGGCCCCGGCCTCAGCGAAAACGAACGCGGCCAACTGGCCATCGCGATCGCCACCGCCAAGGTTGCCGCCAGCCGCCAAGGCCTGGAGCTGTGCAGCCGCCTGTTTGAAGTCACCGGCGCGCGGTCCACCCATGCTTCGCTGCGCCTGGACCGCCACTGGCGCAACCTGCGCACGCAAACCCTGCACGACCCCGTGGACTACAAACTCCACGAACTCGGGGACTGGGCATTGAACCAATCCCTGCCGACTCCCACGTTCTATTCCTAAGAGAGGTGCCCATGCAGCTTTTAACCCTACCGCCCTCGCCCGCCCTCGCGACCTCGATCCGCGCCACAGCCCAGGTCTTCGAAGACCCGAAATCCCAGGCGCTGCTCGACCATATCCAGCAAGTGGCGCCCAGCGAAGCCAGCGTGCTGATCATCGGCGAGACCGGCACCGGTAAAGAGCTGGTGGCGCGCCATATTCATAACCTCAGCGCACGACGCAACCGGCCGTTCGTGGCGGTGAACTGCGGGGCTTTCTCTGAATCCCTGGTGGAGGCCGAATTGTTCGGCCATGAAAAAGGCGCCTTTACCGGTGCCCTCAGCGCCAAGGCCGGCTGGTTCGAAGAGGCTGACGGCGGCACCTTGTTCCTCGATGAAATCGGCGATTTGCCGATGGCGATCCAGGTCAAATTGTTGCGGGTATTGCAGGAACGGGAAGTGGTGCGCCTCGGTTCGCGCAAAAGCATTCCCATTGATGTGCGTGTGCTCGCCGCGACCAACGTGCAACTGGAAAAAGCCATCAATGCCGGGCATTTCCGCGAAGACCTCTACTACCGGCTCGATGTGGTCAGCCTGGAACTCAGCCCGCTGCGCGAGCGGCCCGGCGATATCCTGCCGCTGACCCGTCATTTTATCGAAGCCTATAGCCAGCGCCTGGGCTATGGCCCGATCACCATCAGCCGCGAAGCCGAGCACAAACTCAAAAGCTACAGCTGGCCGGGCAACATCCGCGAACTGGAAAACGTGATCCACCACACTCTGCTGATCTGCCGCAATGGCGTGATCGAACGCGACGACCTGCGCCTGTCGAACATGCGTATCGAGCGTCAGGACGACAGCCAGCACAACACCGACAACAGTGCCGAAGCCTTGCTCGAACGGGCCTTTCAAAAACTGTTCGAAGAACAGGCCGGCGCCCTGCATGAAAAGGTCGAAGACGCGTTACTACGCGCCGCCTACCGGTTCAGCCATTACAACCAGGTCCATACCGCCAACCTGCTGGGTCTGAGCCGCAACGTCACACGCACGCGCCTGATCAAGATCGGCGAGTTGGCGGTAAACAAGCGCCGCCCCGGCGAAAACGTGCAAGGCGAGCGCATGCTGCACCTATCCATTTAGGCGACAGTGCAACGCGTTGTCATGGCTGCGCTCGAAACTGCGCAGCACCTGGAACGAACCGAAGGTCACGGCCGTGGCCTGGTGGGCGCGAATCAATGTCCAGAAATCTTCCTCTCCATGCTCGAAACACTTGAAGGCCGCCTCGCCGTCTTCACGCGAGCGCCATTGCAGGTAATTGAGCACCCGTCGTCCGTCATCGCTGACTTGCACACTCGCATTGATAAAGCCGCCATGGCCCTGGGCCAGACGTTCGCTCTGAATAGTCAGGGCTGCCACCAGGGCAGATTGTTGCCGGGGTTCGATCTGAAACTCGATCAATTGAGTGAAGCTGCGATTTTTCTCTGATACCTGCATGAACACTCCCCTTTCTCTGTAGGCAGAATCTTGCGATTCGATGCCACGCAGGGTAAAACCTCTAGTTAAGTCAAGGTCAAGCGCTTCTCTGGAGTTTTTCATGCTCAACAAGGAACTCACCGTCGGCCAATTGGCCGCGCGCAGTGGCGTTGCGGTCACGGCGCTGCACTTCTATGAATCCAAAGGGTTGATCAAGAGCAACCGTAACGCTGGCAACCAGCGCCGTTACCCACGGGATGTATTGCGGCGCGTGGTGGTGATCAAGATCGCCCAGCGCTTGGGCATTCCCCTGGCGACGATTGGCCAGGCATTACAGACGCTGCCGGATGGTCGTACGCCGACCACTGAGGATTGGGAGCGTTTGTCGGCGCTGTGGCGAGAGGATCTGGATGAGCGCATCAACAAGTTGATACTGCTGCGCGACAAGCTCAGTGGTTGTATTGGCTGCGGGTGTTTGTCGCTGCAAGCGTGCCCGCTGCGTAATCAGGCTGACCAGCTCGGTGAACATGGGCCTGGGGCCCAGCTGTTGGAACCCACGCCGCAATCCTGAGTTGGGAATGCGCCCCCCCTTTGATCGCCATGGGTTTTAGAAACCCGGTGCGATATCACTTTCGTCACGCGTCAGGATGAACTGGCGCAGTTCACCGCGATTGAACGCCTTGCCGCCACGGCATGCACAGGTCGCCGATGCTGTCCGGCCGACACCTCGTCGGCTGCCTGCAAGCCACGATCGGCGTGGCCTATAGTGAAAAGGCCGTCCCTCCACAACCACAATCAAGGAGAACGATATGAGCGTTAAGCCTATTCCCGAGGGCTACCACAGCGTCACGCCTTATATGGGCATCGACAAAGCGAGTGATGCCATCGATTTCTACAAAAAAGCCTTTGGCGCCACACAGGTCATGCGCCTGGATATGCCCGATGGCAAAGTCGGCCATGCCGAGCTGCGCATTGGCGACTCGGCGATCATGCTGGGCTCACCCTGCGAGGAAATGGCCCTGCGTAATCCGGGCGAGCACACCAGTGTCGGTTTGCACCTGTATGTGAACGATGTGGACGCGCAATTCAAGCAAGCCGTGGCGGCAGGCGCCACCGTAGTGTCCGAACCGAAGGACCAGTTTTATGGCGACCGGTCGGCGAGCGTGAAGGATCCGTTCGGTCACCTGTGGTTCCTGGCCACGCGCAAGGAGGATTTGACCGAAGCACAGATCCGCGAACGTGCCATGGACATGTTCAAGCAAGGCTGAAGTCTATGAGGCGATACAACTTGCTCCTGATAACGGTGGATCAGTTGACATTTAATTGACTGATGTACGGCCATCGGGAGCAAACCTCCTCTTATAAAACAAAATAACTTATTGATTATTAAGAATTAAAATCCTCCCTTAAACGACCGAATTTTTGTGGCAAGCGGGCTTGCCCTAATGCCATTCAGTTAAGCGTACATCGCCTTCTGTAGGAGCGAGCTTGCTCGCGAAAAACGTCAACGGTAGTGAAACGATGCATCGCCGATGGTAGTGTGGGGTTTCCCCATGTGAGAGTAGGTCATCGTCAAGATTAAATTCCGAAACCCCATTTGCGAAAGCAGATGGGGTTTTGTTTTGGGCGGTCGAAAAGCGCAGGCGCAAGCGTGCTCACGCAGGACGACAACGCTGACGCGCACCCTCGGGTTGGCATCCCACCATCCTGATGGCATGTTGGCCCGAGTGACGCCTGGCTGTTGGAGCATAGATACCCATCTGAATTTTGACTCAACTACACAAAACAACTCTTCCAGAGTGCCGTTGGGGAAATCGATGCAAAGTGTTTCTTCATTTTTGGTATGGTGCAGCACATTTTCACAAGGATTGATTTTTCATCCGCAGGACGCGGCGTCGACCTTCTTCAACGAGATGCTGTAGAAATGCCTGAACCCATACCGATTAAAGATCACGAAAAAGAAAACCGTTTGGTCAACAAACGTCTGCTCGCCTGCGCGCTGTTGGTGATTGGCATCACCTGTGCCTTGGTGGGCCGCATGTATTTCCTGCAGGTAGTGCAGTTCGACTATCACTCGACGATTTCTGAAAACAACCGGGTCCATGTCCTGCCCATTACGCCCACCCGCGGCCTTATTTATGACCGCAACGGGGTTGTGCTGGCTGACAACCGTCCCAGCTACAACCTGACCATTACCCGCGAGCGCACCACGGATCTCAAAGGTGAACTCGACGCCATCGTCAACCTGCTGCACCTGCCCGCCGAAGACCGTGCCGTGTTCGATAAGGCACTCAAGCAAGCACGCCACCCCTTCGTCCCTGTCACACTGTTTTACGAGTTGACGGAAGAGCAGATAGCCGTATTGGCGGTGAATGAATTCCGGCTTCCCGGGGTCGATGTGGAGCCACAGTTCGTTCGCCACTACCCGCTGGGTGCGCACTTCGCTCACTCCATCGGCTATGTCGGCCGTATCAACGAAAAAGAATCCAAGGCCCTGGATTCGGTGGAGTACCGCGGTACGCAATCCATTGGTAAAACCGGCATCGAGCGCTTCTACGAGTCTGAACTGCATGGTCATGTCGGCTATGAAGAAGTCGAGACCAATGCTCAGGGCCGGGTATTGCGCGTGCTGAAGCATACGGACCCGATCCCCGGCAAAAACATCGTCCTGAGCCTGGACGTCAAACTCCAGGAAGCGGCTGAAGAAGCCCTGGGCGATCGTCGTGGTTCGGTGGTCGCCCTTGACCCGCAAACCGGCGAAGTACTGGCCATGGTCAGCAAACCGAGCTTCGACCCGAATCTGTTCGTTACCGGTATCAGCTTCAAGGAATACGCCGCGCTGCACGACTCGATCGACCGGCCACTGTTCAACCGCGTATTGCGCGGGCTCTATGCCCCAGGCTCAACCATCAAGCCGGAAGTGGCGATTGCCGGTCTCGACAGTGGCGTCGTCACAGCCCAAACCCGCGTCTTCGACCCCGGTTACTACCAACTGCCGGACTTTGACCATAAATACCGCAACTGGAACCACAGTGGCGACGGCTGGGTGGACATGGACGCGGCCATCATGCGTTCCAACGATACCTACTTCTACGACCTTGCCCACAAGCTGGGGATCGACCGCTTGCACGACTATCTGGCCGAATTCGGCCTTGGCCAGAAGGTCTCACTGGACATGTTCGAAGAGTCCGCTGGCTTGATGCCATCCCAGGCCTGGAAGCGTGCAACAAGGCGCCAACCCTGGTTCCCGGGTGAAACCGTGATCCTCGGAATCGGCCAGGGCTATATGCAGGTCACGCCGCTGCAACTGGCTCAAGCCACCGCGTTGATCGCCAACAAAGGTGTGTGGAACCGACCGCACTTGGCCAAGACCATCAATGGCGTGCCGCCGGTGGATGAGAACCCCATGCCCAACGTGGTCCTCAAGGATCCGCGCGATTGGGAGCAGGTCAACCACGGTATGCAATTGGTAATGCACGACCCGCGCGGTATCGCCCGGGCTGCTGCGCTTGGCGCCCAATATCGTATTGCTGGTAAGAGCGGTACCGCGCAGGTAGTGGCAATCAAGCAGGGGGAGCGCTACAACCGCAACAAGACCCTGGAGCGCCATCGCGACAACGCCTTGTTCGTCGGCTTCGCACCAGCGGAACACCCGAAAATCGTGATCTCGGTGATGATCGAAAACGGCGAGGCGGGCGGACGTGTGGCAGGCCCTGTAGTGCGCCAGATCATGGACGCCTGGCTACTCGACCAGGAAGGCCACTTGAAGCCGCAATATGCGACCCCGAGCAAGGCACCGGGCGACCCGCACGTCTGACGAATCAGGTCTTCCACTCATCCCACTGTTCCACGCCCTCATAAGTCAGCCACGGCACATCATGGGCCGTCCAGATGTGCGAGGTGGGCCTGACGCCCGGATCATCATCCAGCGTCGCCACCCGCACAATCACATGCGGCTGAAACTCACGTTCAGCGATCAGATGTGAGCCGCAGCGCGAGCAGAAATGCCGGTGCTTGCCCGGCGAAGACTCAAACGACGACAGCAGGTCCTCACCTTGCGTCCAGCGAAAATGCTTGCGCATCACGCCGGCTGTGGCCACGAACGCAGCCGCGTGCACTTTGCGGCAGCTGTCGCAGTGGCAGTGGCTGATGGGCATGTCCAGGCTGTCCACTTGATAGCGCACGCCTTTACAGAAGCAACTTCCATTCAACGGGTCAGTCATAACCTATGGCCGGGTCAAGGATGGGGTCATCATCATCGCGCACAACCGAAGTTTGCGCATTGGTCGATGTCGCCTACTGTCAATGGAGGAGGTGACTTATGCATGTATTAGATCGCATAGAACGAAAAGTCCTGCTGAACGCTTCACGTAAACAAGTGTGGGCGGCACTGACCGATGCCGAACAATTCGGTCGCTGGTTTGGCATTGCCCTCAAGGGCAAGACCTTTGTTGCCGGGGAGACCATCGAAGCACCGATTACCTATCCTGGTTACGAACATGTGGTGTGGAAAGCCAAGATCGAGCGCATCCTGCCGCAAACGTTGTTCTCTTTCTGGTGGCATCCGTTCGCGGTCGATAAGACTGTC
This genomic window contains:
- a CDS encoding VOC family protein, yielding MSVKPIPEGYHSVTPYMGIDKASDAIDFYKKAFGATQVMRLDMPDGKVGHAELRIGDSAIMLGSPCEEMALRNPGEHTSVGLHLYVNDVDAQFKQAVAAGATVVSEPKDQFYGDRSASVKDPFGHLWFLATRKEDLTEAQIRERAMDMFKQG
- a CDS encoding acyl-CoA dehydrogenase family protein, with the protein product MTAKPHSVLPSPLQTAKLLAADFALTAVERDERGGTPKTERDALRQSGLLALSIPTQYGGLGARWSDTLGIVREFAKVDSSIAHVFGFHHLMLATVRLFSRQDQWQPWFEQTARQNWFWGNALNPLDTRTVVKDFGGWREFSGKKSFCSGASDSEMLIASAVDESAGGKLLIAAIPSGRSGITLHNDWNNIGQRQTDSGSASFERVRVEESELLLDPGPLSTPFACLRPLIAQLTFTHMFLGIAEGAFEEARHYTLTETRSWHKSSAEDVRQDPYVLHHYGEFWVALEGVRLLVERAAELLDRAWAKGPGLSENERGQLAIAIATAKVAASRQGLELCSRLFEVTGARSTHASLRLDRHWRNLRTQTLHDPVDYKLHELGDWALNQSLPTPTFYS
- the soxR gene encoding redox-sensitive transcriptional activator SoxR, whose protein sequence is MLNKELTVGQLAARSGVAVTALHFYESKGLIKSNRNAGNQRRYPRDVLRRVVVIKIAQRLGIPLATIGQALQTLPDGRTPTTEDWERLSALWREDLDERINKLILLRDKLSGCIGCGCLSLQACPLRNQADQLGEHGPGAQLLEPTPQS
- the mrdA gene encoding penicillin-binding protein 2, which encodes MPEPIPIKDHEKENRLVNKRLLACALLVIGITCALVGRMYFLQVVQFDYHSTISENNRVHVLPITPTRGLIYDRNGVVLADNRPSYNLTITRERTTDLKGELDAIVNLLHLPAEDRAVFDKALKQARHPFVPVTLFYELTEEQIAVLAVNEFRLPGVDVEPQFVRHYPLGAHFAHSIGYVGRINEKESKALDSVEYRGTQSIGKTGIERFYESELHGHVGYEEVETNAQGRVLRVLKHTDPIPGKNIVLSLDVKLQEAAEEALGDRRGSVVALDPQTGEVLAMVSKPSFDPNLFVTGISFKEYAALHDSIDRPLFNRVLRGLYAPGSTIKPEVAIAGLDSGVVTAQTRVFDPGYYQLPDFDHKYRNWNHSGDGWVDMDAAIMRSNDTYFYDLAHKLGIDRLHDYLAEFGLGQKVSLDMFEESAGLMPSQAWKRATRRQPWFPGETVILGIGQGYMQVTPLQLAQATALIANKGVWNRPHLAKTINGVPPVDENPMPNVVLKDPRDWEQVNHGMQLVMHDPRGIARAAALGAQYRIAGKSGTAQVVAIKQGERYNRNKTLERHRDNALFVGFAPAEHPKIVISVMIENGEAGGRVAGPVVRQIMDAWLLDQEGHLKPQYATPSKAPGDPHV
- a CDS encoding SRPBCC family protein, which codes for MHVLDRIERKVLLNASRKQVWAALTDAEQFGRWFGIALKGKTFVAGETIEAPITYPGYEHVVWKAKIERILPQTLFSFWWHPFAVDKTVDYDQETPTLVEFTIEDRAPGILLRVVESGFDAIPEARRQKAFKMNSRGWDEQMGNIENYLSQARQA
- a CDS encoding antibiotic biosynthesis monooxygenase — translated: MQVSEKNRSFTQLIEFQIEPRQQSALVAALTIQSERLAQGHGGFINASVQVSDDGRRVLNYLQWRSREDGEAAFKCFEHGEEDFWTLIRAHQATAVTFGSFQVLRSFERSHDNALHCRLNG
- a CDS encoding sigma-54 interaction domain-containing protein; the protein is MQLLTLPPSPALATSIRATAQVFEDPKSQALLDHIQQVAPSEASVLIIGETGTGKELVARHIHNLSARRNRPFVAVNCGAFSESLVEAELFGHEKGAFTGALSAKAGWFEEADGGTLFLDEIGDLPMAIQVKLLRVLQEREVVRLGSRKSIPIDVRVLAATNVQLEKAINAGHFREDLYYRLDVVSLELSPLRERPGDILPLTRHFIEAYSQRLGYGPITISREAEHKLKSYSWPGNIRELENVIHHTLLICRNGVIERDDLRLSNMRIERQDDSQHNTDNSAEALLERAFQKLFEEQAGALHEKVEDALLRAAYRFSHYNQVHTANLLGLSRNVTRTRLIKIGELAVNKRRPGENVQGERMLHLSI
- the ssuD gene encoding FMNH2-dependent alkanesulfonate monooxygenase — translated: MDVFWFLPTHGDGHYLGTTQGARPVTLNYLKQVAQAADSLGYYGVLIPTGRSCEDSWVIASALAPLTERLRYLVAIRPGIISPTVSARMAATLDRLSNGRLLINVVTGGDPDENRGDGSFLDHSERYEVSDEFLKIWRRVLQGESVDFEGKHLRVQNAKALYPPVQKPYPPLYFGGSSDAAHDLAAEQVDVYLTWGEPPAAVAEKLADVRERAARHGRTVKFGIRLHVIVRETEEDAWKAADKLIEHISDDTIAAAQKSFSRFDSEGQRRMAALHDGRRDNLEIAPNLWAGVGLVRGGAGTALVGNPQQVAERIKEYADLGIESFIFSGYPHLEEAYRFAELVFPLLPEPYASLAGHGITNLTGPFGEMIANDVLPAKP
- a CDS encoding GFA family protein, encoding MTDPLNGSCFCKGVRYQVDSLDMPISHCHCDSCRKVHAAAFVATAGVMRKHFRWTQGEDLLSSFESSPGKHRHFCSRCGSHLIAEREFQPHVIVRVATLDDDPGVRPTSHIWTAHDVPWLTYEGVEQWDEWKT